The proteins below are encoded in one region of Methanosarcina barkeri 3:
- a CDS encoding MATE family efflux transporter — translation MKINEDESEVSAGYSGKKETDGVKILQGDPKKAIIKLSIPMIVAMSVQTIYSLIDTYWVSGLGADALAAMGFVFPFFFISMALSNGIGIGGGSAISRMIGARDKAGADNVAVHTIIVIILLSIAFTVPFYLFAPQLFALAGAGKATGLAVAYARAIFLGSIIIFFSNVANAILRSEGDSKRAMKAMILGGVLNVILDPIFIYTLNMGIAGAAWATVLSIGVSCVMMANWLFFKKDTYVAFNFKDFRFEKSIVKEIFSVALPASAQQLSMSLSMIFMNYIIVLVSSTDGVAVYATGWRIATIATSPLLGMATAVISVCGAAIGAHDYIKAKAALSYSTRVGFLIECVAGAFIFAFAMPIASIFTQSEGGAHITDDLAHFLRVMCTFYPMLALGLFSSSFFQGAGKGLNSLIATLLRTIVFTPLFAALLAFTFNMGQVGAWWGLVIGNGIGSLLMYIWAEYFLKALLKTKHITKTDGASA, via the coding sequence ATGAAAATTAATGAAGATGAAAGTGAAGTTTCTGCCGGCTATTCCGGAAAAAAAGAGACGGATGGCGTAAAAATCCTGCAAGGAGATCCGAAAAAAGCCATAATAAAGCTGTCAATCCCAATGATAGTTGCTATGTCCGTGCAGACAATTTACAGCCTTATTGATACTTACTGGGTTTCCGGACTTGGAGCCGACGCCCTTGCAGCAATGGGTTTTGTGTTCCCGTTTTTCTTTATAAGCATGGCTCTGTCAAACGGAATAGGCATAGGAGGAGGATCTGCAATCTCCCGTATGATCGGAGCCAGGGATAAAGCCGGTGCAGACAACGTAGCCGTACATACAATAATCGTAATTATCTTGCTCTCTATTGCATTTACAGTACCGTTTTATCTCTTTGCCCCTCAGCTCTTTGCCCTTGCAGGAGCCGGAAAAGCTACAGGACTTGCAGTAGCGTATGCCAGAGCTATTTTTCTTGGAAGCATTATAATTTTCTTTTCCAATGTAGCCAATGCGATTCTTCGAAGCGAAGGAGATTCGAAACGAGCCATGAAGGCTATGATTTTAGGCGGGGTACTGAACGTTATCCTTGACCCCATATTCATATATACGCTTAATATGGGAATTGCAGGTGCAGCCTGGGCTACTGTACTTTCCATAGGGGTATCCTGTGTTATGATGGCAAACTGGCTGTTCTTCAAGAAAGATACCTATGTAGCCTTTAACTTCAAGGATTTCCGCTTTGAGAAAAGCATTGTAAAAGAGATCTTCAGTGTTGCACTTCCGGCTTCAGCCCAGCAGCTTTCCATGTCCCTGTCAATGATATTCATGAACTACATTATTGTGCTTGTAAGTAGCACCGACGGAGTTGCGGTCTATGCAACGGGATGGAGAATAGCTACAATTGCAACTTCTCCTTTATTGGGAATGGCGACTGCCGTAATTTCCGTATGTGGGGCTGCAATCGGAGCCCATGATTATATAAAGGCAAAGGCTGCCCTTTCCTATTCAACCAGAGTCGGATTCCTGATAGAGTGTGTAGCCGGGGCTTTTATTTTTGCTTTTGCCATGCCGATAGCATCTATATTTACACAGTCAGAAGGTGGAGCCCACATAACTGACGATCTTGCGCACTTCCTGCGTGTGATGTGTACTTTCTACCCCATGCTTGCACTTGGCCTCTTTTCGTCCTCCTTTTTCCAGGGTGCAGGAAAAGGTCTTAACTCCCTGATTGCTACCCTCCTCAGAACTATTGTCTTTACCCCTCTCTTTGCAGCTCTCCTGGCTTTTACCTTTAATATGGGACAAGTAGGAGCCTGGTGGGGTTTAGTCATAGGCAATGGAATAGGTTCTCTGTTGATGTACATATGGGCAGAATATTTCTTGAAAGCACTTTTAAAAACAAAACATATTACAAAAACTGATGGAGCCTCAGCCTGA